The Romeriopsis navalis LEGE 11480 genome contains a region encoding:
- the dinB gene encoding DNA polymerase IV → MPLQRKIIHIDMDAFYASVEQRDNPALRGKPVAVGGSPDKRGAVAAASYEARQYGVKSAVPSRTAQQRCPQLIFVKPRFAVYREVSQQIRTIFADYTDLVEPVAFDEAYLDVTENKIDSPSAKRIAQMIRDRIFTETQLTASAGISVNKFLAKMASDLNKPNGMAVILPEQAADFVAQLPVEKFHGIGKATTSKLHDMAIFTGADLRARSEAELLQRFGKVGRFYYRIARGQDDRPVVPNRVRKSVSVETSYDPDLRERDVIEHSLNQLAMKLYDRVSKLEKSGYTLILKIKFADYQQITRNHTQTTVFDSLEVVRLVALSMLEEVDLSGKSIRLLGLGIGKLATEPQTFQQLQLDFANSANPL, encoded by the coding sequence ATGCCGCTACAGCGCAAAATCATACATATTGATATGGATGCGTTTTACGCGTCGGTGGAGCAGCGTGATAATCCCGCACTGCGGGGTAAACCGGTGGCGGTAGGTGGTTCTCCAGACAAGCGTGGGGCCGTCGCTGCCGCAAGCTATGAAGCGCGGCAGTATGGCGTAAAATCAGCCGTCCCCTCCCGGACGGCACAACAGCGCTGCCCGCAGTTGATTTTTGTCAAACCGCGGTTTGCCGTGTATCGGGAAGTGTCGCAGCAAATTCGCACCATCTTTGCTGACTATACGGATTTGGTGGAGCCAGTGGCCTTTGATGAGGCATATCTGGATGTCACCGAGAATAAGATCGATAGTCCTTCGGCCAAGCGCATTGCACAGATGATTCGCGATCGCATTTTTACCGAAACTCAGTTAACCGCGTCCGCCGGGATCTCAGTCAATAAGTTCTTAGCAAAGATGGCGTCGGACTTGAATAAGCCCAATGGCATGGCCGTGATTTTGCCGGAACAGGCAGCCGATTTTGTCGCCCAGTTGCCGGTGGAGAAGTTCCACGGCATCGGGAAAGCGACGACCAGCAAACTGCATGATATGGCGATCTTTACCGGAGCTGACTTGCGAGCACGATCGGAAGCCGAGTTATTGCAACGGTTTGGCAAAGTGGGACGATTTTATTACCGCATCGCACGCGGACAAGACGATCGGCCAGTTGTCCCCAATCGAGTGCGTAAATCAGTGAGTGTTGAGACTTCCTATGACCCAGATTTACGCGAGCGTGACGTGATTGAACATTCGCTCAATCAGTTGGCCATGAAGTTATACGATCGAGTTAGCAAATTAGAAAAATCCGGCTATACGTTAATTCTAAAAATCAAGTTTGCCGACTATCAGCAGATTACTCGCAACCATACCCAAACTACCGTATTTGACAGTCTGGAAGTCGTTCGACTCGTGGCGCTCAGCATGCTTGAAGAAGTGGATTTATCGGGCAAATCAATTCGGCTACTGGGGCTGGGTATCGGCAAGCTGGCGACAGAACCTCAAACCTTTCAACAATTGCAGCTAGATTTTGCAAATTCAGCCAATCCTTTGTAA
- a CDS encoding CHAT domain-containing protein, with the protein MFVPLFPALFLPLVPPVLDATAPLPQTRLDIDVYPTIAQNIPGRNFPNNNFPDNFPGNFPTPTGPPILLPDSQPAGSLLRIDLSRNWRVYHSRLPLSTRLNQLIALDVILPEYGFLANNQPDCSSDSCVLFSISGPSGVPNPGPTAANAAKPPVQSNPGLSLPSNNIAAKPSLSCQSQVRQIRQKRMGDRQASVYQQLLQCYQDRLVEAKTANQALRQTHALNNLGVTAYILGQYKQAIAYHQQQIKIAAADQNEAGVGMALAGIGAAHGALGDYEKALIFYEQALAKFSQESMAQWRALVLRNIGNAYLTQSQVDTAIKQQLKSLAISRKIGDRYGQAQAHGNLGNAYAQNSDFAASIEAYQTSHEIAIEINDRLQVAQALLGLGTTHTYQRKFDTAVDYHQRSLALMRELKAQLGEGITLTNLGDVLLRLQRFEQSETHLTNAIKVWESLRAGLGNNDAFKVSLFETQLDAYRNLQETLIAQNKPEPALEIAERGRARAFIELLARGTTNEASASIVRPPSIEQIRQIALQQKSTIVQYSIIRDQFVPVKHGGAVQFTAEPRESAIFIWVVKPTGQVTFRRVALNPNAAAENSLGGLVKIARNAIGKRLGQRRRGNTPTGLTNGRSQFLQFRQLHQLLIEPIADLLPRDPNDRVVFAPQEQLFLVPFAALQSPQNKFLIEQHTILTTPSIQVLGLERSKPRNQRQSTLIVGNPTPMPSGFDALPGAATEAQAIGNLLNVSPLVGARATEASIKSQLANARIIHLATHGVFSPQQPLQGWLALAPSGQEDGLLTAAEMLKLPINADLVVLSACDTGRGRITGDGVLGLSRSWMAAGAASVVVSLWAIDDKATSGFMVEFYRSLQQQSDKAAALRSAMLKTLKTHPEPEIWAAFNLIGEPD; encoded by the coding sequence ATGTTTGTTCCCTTATTTCCTGCTTTATTTTTGCCTCTGGTGCCGCCAGTGCTAGACGCGACAGCCCCACTGCCTCAAACGCGACTGGATATCGATGTATATCCGACGATCGCCCAAAATATTCCCGGTCGCAATTTCCCGAATAATAATTTTCCCGATAACTTCCCAGGTAACTTTCCGACACCCACTGGGCCACCGATCTTACTGCCGGATAGCCAACCCGCTGGTTCACTACTACGCATTGATTTATCCCGGAACTGGCGGGTGTATCATTCGCGTTTACCATTGAGCACTCGCCTGAATCAGCTAATCGCACTCGATGTCATATTGCCGGAATATGGTTTTCTGGCAAATAATCAGCCGGATTGTTCCAGTGATAGCTGTGTGTTGTTTTCCATTTCAGGCCCCAGTGGCGTACCAAATCCCGGCCCAACGGCGGCAAATGCGGCGAAACCACCAGTCCAAAGCAATCCGGGGTTATCCCTCCCTTCAAACAATATTGCCGCCAAACCATCGTTAAGCTGCCAATCGCAGGTACGCCAGATTCGGCAAAAGCGCATGGGCGATCGGCAAGCCAGTGTTTATCAGCAGTTATTACAGTGCTATCAGGACCGTTTAGTTGAGGCAAAAACCGCCAATCAAGCTCTCCGCCAAACCCATGCCTTGAATAATCTCGGGGTCACGGCCTATATCCTTGGTCAGTACAAGCAGGCGATCGCCTATCACCAGCAACAAATTAAGATTGCCGCAGCCGATCAGAATGAGGCGGGTGTCGGCATGGCTTTAGCTGGGATTGGCGCCGCGCATGGTGCCTTGGGTGACTACGAAAAAGCGCTGATATTCTATGAGCAGGCTTTAGCAAAATTTTCGCAGGAATCGATGGCGCAGTGGCGTGCTTTGGTGTTACGCAACATTGGCAATGCCTACCTAACACAGTCACAAGTCGATACCGCGATTAAACAACAACTGAAAAGTTTAGCCATCTCTCGCAAGATTGGCGATCGCTACGGACAGGCCCAAGCGCATGGCAACCTCGGTAATGCCTATGCTCAGAACAGTGATTTTGCGGCCTCAATCGAGGCATATCAAACCAGTCATGAGATTGCGATCGAAATCAATGACCGCTTACAAGTTGCCCAAGCATTATTAGGCTTAGGCACAACACACACCTATCAACGCAAGTTTGATACGGCAGTGGACTATCATCAGCGTAGCTTGGCGCTGATGCGCGAACTTAAAGCCCAATTAGGCGAAGGCATTACCCTCACAAATTTGGGTGATGTCCTCTTGCGATTACAACGTTTCGAACAGTCAGAAACCCATCTTACCAATGCCATTAAAGTCTGGGAATCGCTGCGAGCCGGGCTGGGCAATAATGATGCATTCAAAGTATCGCTATTTGAAACGCAGCTTGATGCCTATCGCAATTTACAAGAAACGCTGATCGCACAGAATAAACCAGAACCAGCGTTAGAGATTGCCGAACGGGGTCGCGCCAGGGCATTTATTGAGCTATTAGCAAGGGGCACAACCAATGAGGCAAGCGCCTCGATCGTCCGGCCACCTTCGATCGAGCAGATTCGCCAAATTGCGCTGCAGCAAAAGTCTACGATCGTTCAGTATTCGATTATCCGTGATCAGTTTGTGCCAGTAAAACATGGTGGAGCGGTTCAATTCACCGCCGAACCGCGTGAAAGTGCCATCTTTATTTGGGTCGTAAAACCAACGGGACAGGTAACATTTCGCCGCGTGGCATTAAACCCCAATGCAGCAGCAGAAAATTCACTAGGAGGATTGGTCAAAATTGCGCGTAATGCGATCGGGAAACGCTTAGGACAGCGTCGTCGTGGCAATACTCCAACGGGTTTAACCAATGGCCGATCGCAATTCCTACAATTCCGGCAGCTACATCAATTATTAATCGAGCCAATTGCTGATTTATTACCCAGAGATCCCAACGATCGCGTCGTATTTGCCCCCCAGGAACAGCTATTTCTGGTTCCATTTGCGGCGTTGCAAAGCCCGCAAAATAAGTTCTTAATTGAGCAACATACGATTTTGACCACACCATCAATTCAAGTTCTGGGTTTGGAACGTTCCAAACCCAGAAACCAGCGCCAATCAACGCTCATTGTCGGCAATCCCACACCAATGCCATCGGGATTTGATGCCCTACCAGGCGCCGCAACTGAGGCGCAAGCGATCGGAAATTTATTAAATGTCAGTCCGCTGGTTGGTGCGCGCGCCACTGAAGCCAGCATTAAGTCGCAACTCGCAAATGCCCGCATTATCCACTTGGCAACACATGGAGTTTTTAGTCCACAACAGCCATTACAAGGTTGGTTGGCCCTCGCACCTAGTGGACAGGAAGATGGCTTATTGACCGCCGCAGAAATGCTAAAACTTCCCATTAATGCCGATCTCGTCGTATTAAGTGCTTGTGACACAGGCCGCGGCCGCATTACCGGGGATGGCGTTTTGGGCTTATCGCGATCGTGGATGGCGGCCGGTGCCGCGAGCGTTGTGGTTTCGCTATGGGCAATTGACGATAAAGCGACTTCAGGATTTATGGTGGAGTTCTATCGATCGCTGCAACAGCAGTCGGATAAAGCCGCTGCCTTGCGATCGGCGATGCTGAAAACCTTGAAGACGCATCCCGAACCAGAAATTTGGGCCGCGTTTAATTTAATTGGTGAACCGGACTAG
- a CDS encoding AAA family ATPase: MIPLQLTLRNFLSYREATLDFRGLHTACICGPNGAGKSSLLEAISWAIWGSSRAATEDDVIHQGLSEARVDFSFRIHGNTYRVIRTRYRGQAMTLDFQVETEAGQFRPLTGKNLRVTQQLIHDQINLDYETFVNSAYLRQGRADEFMLKRPGERKQILADLLKLQHYDELAEKARDQARQLKGQVSLFEQQLSTIANQRQAQKHIQRDRAESESLVAQLQQLQIKGREQLQTLQKQQQQRQAWQQQRDWQQQQLQQVTQGCEQHRQELVQAEQQLKTLEALFSQETDIFAGYAQWQTIQGQEEVLANRFQAFQVVQAQRGQQQQAQSAQLNQLQQALQRVQLQLTSLEDQKADLEQTLSRKTEIEEGLTQLQQARKQLQHYEDAQMQAAPLVQRQQQLNREIDRATARLTARLDELRVNAQQFQAKQSRQPVLQEAVTAVAVRIEELDQLRQYQEQVREKGVERRTFMERLQGHQRAYEGQLAEIDQILRLLNKDGILAEVEISSELGTIAHEANGEYQIAGDADTVTLVEQMHISGDEIPACPLCDRPLDEHHRHLVLEKHKAKQEEILSQIWIIREQLAVSEREIQVLRQEYCEIETRLTQYGEVRQAQGQLQSELQTNTEAQQAFERLTDELEQVELQLRNNTHVADFHQEMALLDQTLGQLNYDERDHALARGWVDRWRWAEIKYGDIKQAQKRYEQVLQKAPELQQQLQALQQQIATIEAENASNLHEFDQQLESIGYSLEQHNQLRSQLRQAQVWQLKYQELQQARQQFPQVQTRVEDISQALQTRVMEQQTLQQQVEFLNRCLAQHPDTTAAIQQWETELQRDRQTLDEQLAKLGQLQQRQQEQEQLKLRQLELMTELQQIQQQHRVYQELAQAFGKNGIPALMIENILPQLETMTNQILARLSANQLHVQFVTHRSRAGKSGKSSKSRSQSKPPSAKAIETLDILIADARGTRPYETYSGGEAFRINFAIRLALARLLSQRSGTALQMLIVDEGFGTQDKEGIDRLIGAINAIADDFACILTITHMAYFRDAFQARIEVTKTETGSHLDLCV; the protein is encoded by the coding sequence ATGATCCCTCTTCAGCTAACGCTGCGTAACTTCCTGAGCTATCGGGAGGCAACCCTCGATTTTCGAGGGTTGCACACGGCGTGCATCTGTGGCCCGAACGGTGCGGGCAAATCTTCGCTGTTAGAGGCGATTTCTTGGGCGATTTGGGGCAGTAGTCGAGCCGCCACCGAGGATGATGTGATTCATCAGGGGTTGAGCGAAGCGCGGGTTGATTTTAGTTTTCGGATTCATGGCAATACCTACCGGGTGATTCGGACCAGGTATCGAGGGCAGGCCATGACCCTAGATTTTCAAGTGGAGACGGAGGCGGGGCAGTTTCGTCCGCTGACGGGCAAGAATCTGCGCGTGACGCAGCAGCTGATCCACGATCAAATCAATCTCGACTACGAAACCTTTGTCAATTCGGCTTATCTTCGCCAGGGCCGCGCCGATGAGTTTATGTTGAAGCGGCCGGGGGAGCGTAAGCAGATTCTGGCGGATTTGCTGAAGTTGCAGCATTACGATGAACTGGCGGAGAAAGCCCGCGACCAGGCCAGGCAGCTCAAAGGTCAGGTCAGCTTGTTCGAGCAGCAGTTGAGCACGATCGCGAATCAGCGACAGGCTCAGAAACATATTCAGCGCGATCGGGCGGAGTCGGAGTCCCTCGTCGCCCAACTCCAACAACTACAAATCAAGGGGCGGGAACAGCTACAAACCCTACAAAAACAGCAGCAGCAGCGGCAGGCTTGGCAACAGCAACGCGATTGGCAGCAACAGCAGCTCCAACAGGTGACTCAAGGCTGTGAACAACACCGGCAGGAGTTAGTCCAAGCGGAACAGCAATTAAAAACGTTAGAAGCGCTGTTTTCGCAAGAAACCGACATTTTTGCCGGCTATGCACAGTGGCAGACCATTCAGGGACAAGAAGAAGTCCTGGCCAATCGATTCCAAGCATTTCAGGTCGTCCAGGCCCAACGCGGTCAGCAACAACAGGCACAGAGTGCACAGTTAAATCAATTGCAACAAGCGTTACAGCGGGTGCAGCTACAGCTCACATCCCTCGAAGACCAAAAAGCCGATCTCGAACAAACCCTCAGCCGAAAAACTGAGATCGAAGAAGGTCTTACCCAATTACAACAAGCTCGCAAACAACTTCAGCATTACGAAGATGCCCAAATGCAAGCCGCACCACTGGTGCAACGGCAACAACAACTCAACCGGGAGATCGATCGAGCCACCGCCCGCTTAACCGCCCGCTTAGATGAACTCCGGGTCAATGCACAGCAGTTTCAAGCCAAGCAATCACGCCAACCCGTACTACAAGAAGCAGTCACCGCCGTCGCCGTCCGGATTGAAGAACTCGATCAGTTGCGGCAATACCAAGAGCAAGTTCGAGAAAAGGGGGTAGAGCGGCGCACCTTTATGGAGCGCTTACAGGGCCATCAGCGCGCCTATGAAGGACAATTAGCTGAAATTGACCAAATTCTCCGCTTATTAAACAAAGATGGCATCTTGGCAGAAGTTGAGATTAGCAGTGAATTAGGGACGATCGCCCATGAAGCCAATGGCGAATATCAAATTGCCGGAGATGCCGATACCGTCACACTGGTCGAGCAAATGCATATCAGCGGCGACGAGATTCCGGCTTGTCCACTGTGCGATCGTCCCCTCGATGAACACCATCGCCACTTAGTTTTAGAAAAGCATAAAGCCAAACAAGAGGAAATCCTGAGTCAGATTTGGATTATTCGTGAACAGTTAGCCGTATCCGAGCGCGAAATCCAAGTACTGCGCCAAGAATACTGTGAGATTGAGACACGGCTGACGCAATACGGCGAAGTGCGACAAGCCCAGGGACAATTACAATCCGAACTCCAAACCAACACCGAAGCACAACAGGCATTTGAGCGACTCACGGATGAGTTAGAACAGGTCGAATTACAGCTGCGCAACAATACCCATGTGGCTGACTTTCATCAAGAGATGGCATTACTCGACCAGACCCTCGGACAGTTGAACTATGATGAACGAGATCATGCTTTGGCCCGTGGGTGGGTCGATCGATGGCGTTGGGCCGAGATCAAATATGGTGATATCAAGCAGGCGCAAAAGCGCTATGAGCAAGTCTTGCAGAAAGCACCAGAATTACAACAGCAGTTACAGGCATTACAGCAGCAAATTGCGACGATAGAAGCAGAAAATGCCAGTAATTTACACGAATTTGACCAACAGTTAGAGTCGATTGGCTACAGCTTAGAACAACATAACCAATTGCGCAGTCAGTTGCGGCAGGCTCAGGTCTGGCAGCTCAAGTATCAGGAATTGCAACAGGCCCGCCAACAATTTCCCCAGGTACAAACTCGCGTAGAAGATATTTCCCAAGCCTTGCAAACCCGGGTAATGGAGCAGCAGACCCTCCAGCAGCAAGTGGAATTTCTGAATCGCTGTTTAGCCCAGCACCCCGATACGACGGCAGCGATCCAGCAATGGGAAACCGAGTTGCAGCGCGATCGCCAAACGCTCGATGAACAGTTAGCCAAGCTGGGCCAACTTCAACAACGACAGCAAGAGCAAGAACAGCTAAAGCTGCGTCAACTTGAACTGATGACCGAGTTGCAACAGATTCAGCAACAACATCGGGTCTATCAGGAATTAGCGCAGGCCTTTGGGAAAAATGGCATTCCGGCACTGATGATTGAAAATATCCTGCCGCAGCTTGAAACCATGACCAATCAGATTTTGGCCCGGCTCAGTGCCAATCAACTACATGTGCAATTTGTCACGCATCGATCGCGCGCTGGGAAGTCCGGGAAATCCAGCAAGTCCCGCAGTCAGTCAAAGCCGCCATCCGCCAAAGCGATTGAAACCTTAGATATTTTAATTGCCGATGCTCGCGGGACGCGGCCCTATGAAACCTACTCCGGTGGCGAGGCGTTTCGGATTAACTTTGCAATTCGGTTGGCGCTAGCACGATTACTTTCCCAACGATCGGGAACGGCCCTACAGATGTTGATTGTCGATGAAGGATTTGGGACACAGGATAAGGAAGGCATCGATCGACTAATTGGGGCAATTAATGCGATCGCCGATGATTTTGCTTGTATTTTGACGATTACGCACATGGCTTATTTCCGCGATGCATTTCAGGCACGGATTGAGGTGACGAAGACCGAGACGGGGTCACATTTAGATTTATGTGTTTAG
- a CDS encoding proteasome-type protease — MTYCLGIITKAGLIMAADSRTNAGVDYVATQQKLFDFTLPGERVLFICVSGNLSITQSVLALLRRDIKTHEEHNLHSIDSMYEIVRYIGRKVRQVMEQDREWFKKDGISMTSNFLVGGQVQGEEPELYMVYPQGNAIQASKETPFLQIGEAKYGKPILDRVLTPETSLDDAAKCALLSIDSTMKSNISVGPPINLIMYEADTFKVHNELRLKMGASYLLAIRKAWEYELRTAFERMPKIEWDNQAMSEAKPEDDLVD, encoded by the coding sequence ATGACCTACTGCCTTGGCATTATCACAAAAGCGGGCCTGATTATGGCCGCTGATTCACGCACCAATGCGGGGGTGGACTACGTTGCCACCCAGCAGAAATTGTTTGACTTTACCCTGCCCGGTGAGCGCGTGCTATTTATCTGTGTATCAGGCAATCTCTCCATCACCCAATCGGTGTTGGCTCTGCTACGACGGGACATCAAAACCCATGAAGAGCATAATTTGCACTCGATCGATAGCATGTACGAGATCGTGCGATATATTGGCCGCAAAGTCCGTCAGGTGATGGAACAAGACCGCGAATGGTTTAAAAAAGACGGCATTAGCATGACGTCCAACTTCTTAGTCGGTGGTCAGGTCCAGGGCGAAGAACCCGAGCTATATATGGTTTATCCCCAAGGCAACGCGATTCAGGCATCAAAGGAAACACCATTTCTACAAATCGGTGAGGCGAAGTATGGCAAACCGATTCTCGATCGGGTCCTCACCCCCGAGACATCCCTCGACGATGCGGCGAAATGTGCGCTGTTGTCGATCGACTCCACCATGAAGTCGAATATCTCCGTCGGCCCCCCGATCAACTTGATCATGTACGAAGCCGACACCTTCAAAGTCCATAACGAACTGCGACTGAAAATGGGGGCCTCGTACCTGCTGGCGATTCGCAAAGCCTGGGAATACGAATTGCGCACGGCCTTTGAACGGATGCCCAAGATCGAGTGGGATAACCAGGCCATGAGCGAAGCCAAGCCCGAGGATGATCTGGTTGACTAG
- a CDS encoding 7-carboxy-7-deazaguanine synthase QueE yields the protein MTNMLEVGEISSTAEMLPIVETFHSVQGEGAWAGTNAFFIRLALCDVGCPWCDTKISWSDKRHPRRTIEDLANGAAACHPRFVVITGGEPLMHDLNPLTQALRAKGLRIHLETSGSHPLSGEFDWITLSPKIFKPPLPGIYPLVNELKLVVANTTDFQWAEQQSALTTELADRYLQPEWGSHASQQQIFDYILQHPQWRMSLQTHKLLGVR from the coding sequence ATGACTAACATGCTAGAAGTCGGAGAAATATCGTCAACTGCGGAAATGCTGCCGATCGTCGAGACTTTCCATTCGGTTCAAGGCGAAGGGGCTTGGGCCGGGACAAATGCCTTTTTTATTCGACTCGCACTGTGTGATGTCGGTTGTCCTTGGTGTGATACGAAGATTAGTTGGAGTGATAAGCGGCATCCCCGGCGGACGATCGAGGATTTAGCCAATGGAGCGGCGGCTTGCCACCCGCGATTCGTGGTGATTACGGGGGGAGAGCCATTGATGCATGATCTCAATCCTCTGACCCAGGCGTTAAGAGCTAAGGGATTGCGGATTCACTTGGAAACATCGGGGTCCCATCCCTTGAGTGGTGAATTTGATTGGATTACGCTATCGCCGAAGATCTTTAAGCCACCGTTGCCAGGGATTTACCCGTTAGTCAATGAACTGAAGCTGGTGGTTGCGAACACAACCGATTTCCAGTGGGCCGAGCAACAGTCAGCGTTGACCACGGAGTTGGCCGATCGCTACCTCCAGCCGGAGTGGGGTTCGCACGCTAGTCAACAGCAGATTTTCGACTACATATTGCAGCATCCCCAGTGGCGCATGAGTTTGCAGACCCATAAGCTGTTAGGGGTGCGTTAG
- a CDS encoding 6-pyruvoyl trahydropterin synthase family protein — protein MPKWTLQTEFHFSAAHQIKDYDGPCGRLHGHTYQVRIEAKTAKLNPSEFCPHPVMVADFRTLRWAKRDVEKGGLDHCYLNEVLPEGYATTAEMIAKYIYDKTKEMLPDGIVLKVAVSETPNSWAEYEDD, from the coding sequence ATGCCCAAATGGACGCTCCAGACCGAATTTCACTTTAGTGCGGCTCACCAGATTAAGGACTATGACGGGCCATGCGGTCGCTTGCATGGGCATACATATCAGGTCCGCATTGAGGCAAAGACGGCGAAATTAAACCCATCGGAGTTTTGTCCCCACCCGGTGATGGTGGCAGATTTTCGGACGTTGCGCTGGGCCAAGCGAGACGTGGAGAAGGGCGGACTCGACCACTGTTATCTGAATGAAGTGCTGCCAGAGGGCTACGCAACAACCGCTGAGATGATTGCCAAATACATTTACGATAAAACTAAGGAAATGCTGCCGGACGGGATTGTCCTCAAAGTAGCCGTGTCTGAAACGCCGAACTCGTGGGCGGAATACGAAGATGACTAA
- a CDS encoding HNH endonuclease yields the protein MQALQVQTLQRQTYPSILQNTVVVFSKNYLPLSRISIKRAICLLVTGQAEPIDLTPNGDCQIWEVHSPSTVLQVPEHIRLTIGNHGRHWKVPPVNRRGVLQRDGHQCQYCGSKKKLTLDHVMPRSKGGQHTWDNVVAACASCNGHKGDKLLHQTKMQLRKQPKAPMHPAVIFADEFWKSQQT from the coding sequence ATGCAAGCTCTGCAAGTTCAAACTCTACAACGTCAAACCTATCCATCGATTCTCCAGAACACAGTCGTGGTGTTCTCCAAAAACTATCTCCCCCTCAGTCGAATTTCGATTAAGCGGGCGATTTGTCTCCTAGTTACCGGCCAAGCAGAGCCGATCGATCTCACCCCCAATGGCGATTGCCAAATCTGGGAGGTCCATTCGCCCAGCACTGTACTACAAGTACCAGAGCATATTCGGCTAACGATCGGTAATCACGGCAGGCATTGGAAAGTGCCACCAGTGAATCGGCGGGGCGTACTACAGCGGGACGGCCACCAGTGCCAATACTGCGGTAGTAAAAAAAAGCTCACCCTTGACCATGTAATGCCACGGTCCAAAGGGGGACAGCATACCTGGGACAACGTTGTTGCGGCTTGCGCAAGTTGTAATGGCCACAAAGGCGACAAACTCTTGCATCAAACCAAGATGCAGCTACGCAAACAGCCCAAAGCACCCATGCACCCCGCAGTCATATTTGCGGACGAATTCTGGAAAAGCCAGCAGACCTAA
- a CDS encoding alr0857 family protein, translating into MLKLTYTEAGLYLERITASVENLVSQRTILAVRTGKSIYVKPNGASFLIPANAVNLQAFKQAVQGETSQTIDLCQVDDEFYEVSLRGTWIASSNEAHTGIFVACMHDRTECFIETLWKATQNLVSLI; encoded by the coding sequence ATGTTGAAATTGACCTACACCGAAGCGGGATTGTATTTAGAGCGCATCACGGCGTCCGTTGAGAACCTTGTTTCCCAGCGCACAATCCTGGCAGTCCGCACTGGTAAATCGATCTACGTGAAGCCTAATGGTGCGTCCTTTTTGATTCCGGCGAATGCCGTGAATTTGCAGGCGTTCAAACAAGCTGTACAAGGTGAAACGAGCCAGACGATCGACCTTTGCCAAGTGGATGATGAGTTCTACGAAGTCAGCCTTCGCGGCACGTGGATTGCTAGCAGCAATGAAGCCCACACGGGGATTTTCGTCGCTTGTATGCACGATCGGACAGAGTGCTTTATCGAAACGCTCTGGAAAGCCACACAGAATCTCGTGTCTTTGATCTAA
- a CDS encoding nucleotidyltransferase domain-containing protein, translated as MKQTYNLIVPIGTQVVSQVEMANLCPKGAVGVVTYAPIDGSHSYSVKLPNNKQVQLKRHEFQLRKQFQKTGLQFDSEATEHDLEQYVIYRCVVGSRAFGLDDENSDTDRRGIFLPPARLHWSLYGIPEQLENDALQQCDWELQKFLVLALKANPNVLECLYSPLVDICHPIAQELLNARSMFLSQLVYQTYNSYVLSQFKKMEQDLRNQGKVRPKHAMHLIRLLLSGITVLNEGFVPVKVEEHREKLLSIKYEQMPWEAVNAWRLELHEQFDRAFAKTNLPERPDYAQANDFLVRARRSVVDLPIS; from the coding sequence ATGAAACAGACCTACAACCTCATCGTTCCAATCGGAACCCAAGTCGTAAGCCAAGTCGAAATGGCAAACCTCTGCCCTAAAGGCGCAGTCGGTGTCGTAACATATGCCCCCATCGATGGCTCCCATAGCTACAGCGTAAAATTACCCAACAACAAACAAGTCCAGCTCAAACGCCACGAATTCCAACTGCGGAAACAGTTCCAAAAAACTGGCCTGCAATTTGACTCTGAAGCCACCGAGCACGACCTCGAACAATACGTAATCTACCGCTGCGTTGTGGGTTCCCGCGCCTTCGGCCTCGACGACGAAAACTCCGATACCGATCGACGCGGCATTTTCCTGCCACCGGCGCGCCTGCATTGGTCGCTCTACGGCATCCCGGAACAACTCGAAAACGATGCCCTCCAGCAATGCGACTGGGAACTCCAGAAGTTCCTCGTCCTCGCACTCAAAGCTAACCCCAACGTATTGGAATGCCTCTATTCCCCACTTGTGGATATTTGCCACCCGATCGCCCAGGAATTGCTGAATGCGCGATCAATGTTTCTCTCACAGTTGGTTTACCAAACCTACAACAGCTACGTCCTATCTCAATTCAAAAAAATGGAGCAGGACCTACGCAACCAGGGCAAAGTGCGCCCCAAGCACGCCATGCATCTGATTCGTCTGCTGCTGTCGGGAATCACCGTCCTGAACGAGGGCTTTGTCCCCGTAAAAGTAGAGGAACACCGAGAAAAACTGCTCTCGATCAAATACGAGCAAATGCCCTGGGAAGCCGTCAATGCTTGGCGCTTGGAATTGCATGAGCAATTCGATCGAGCCTTTGCCAAAACCAATCTTCCAGAGCGACCGGATTATGCGCAAGCGAATGATTTTCTGGTGCGGGCACGGCGATCGGTGGTTGATCTGCCTATTTCGTAA